From a region of the Lentilactobacillus curieae genome:
- the pyrF gene encoding orotidine-5'-phosphate decarboxylase, which yields MQGPLIISLDVSTRGDLFSLIDKFDRDEKLTVKIGMEFFYGEGPQIVRDLLDRGYDIFLDLKLHDIPNTVKNGMKQIGRLGVTFTTVHALGGSEMIAEAKQGLVEGAKEAGVPTPKLLAVTELTSITPEGLANEQNSKLSMVDQVVSLAKLAKSSGADGVITSPLEVSALKREVGDDFWYVTPGIRPKDFPKDDQSRTASPAEAAEYGSSALVVGRPIIKAADPVAAYHKMLEEWEDAKR from the coding sequence ATGCAAGGACCATTAATTATTTCATTAGACGTTTCCACAAGGGGAGACTTATTTTCATTAATTGATAAATTTGATCGGGACGAAAAGCTCACGGTTAAAATTGGAATGGAATTTTTCTACGGTGAAGGTCCGCAGATTGTTCGGGATTTACTTGATAGAGGATATGATATCTTCCTCGATTTAAAACTACACGATATTCCCAACACTGTTAAAAATGGCATGAAGCAAATTGGTCGCCTGGGCGTTACATTTACTACCGTTCACGCACTTGGAGGATCAGAGATGATTGCCGAGGCTAAACAAGGATTAGTAGAAGGAGCCAAGGAAGCTGGTGTCCCAACACCTAAATTATTGGCCGTTACAGAGTTGACTTCAATCACTCCTGAAGGGTTAGCAAACGAGCAAAATAGTAAGCTCAGCATGGTTGACCAAGTTGTTTCTCTGGCAAAACTTGCGAAAAGCTCAGGTGCAGATGGAGTTATCACCTCACCACTCGAAGTAAGTGCACTGAAACGTGAAGTTGGTGACGATTTCTGGTACGTTACTCCGGGAATCCGGCCAAAGGACTTTCCTAAGGATGACCAATCAAGAACTGCTAGCCCAGCGGAAGCTGCTGAATATGGAAGTAGTGCACTAGTTGTTGGTCGACCAATTATCAAGGCAGCTGATCCAGTTGCTGCATACCATAAGATGTTAGAGGAGTGGGAAGATGCAAAGAGATAA
- a CDS encoding MFS transporter — translation MENTTVNTHTHGLTTKQKWTIASTSSGFALENMDVLFLSFAMSSMISDLHLSGGAAGLIGSITNLGMLFGGILFGLVGDKFGRVKTFTYTIFIFAFATAMMAVANNIAMIYILRFLAGIGAGGEYGVGISIIAESFHKNQIGKMTSIAAIGGQIGAILAAIAAAMIIPTLGWHGLFLLGIVPVVLTYFVRRHLTETDEFINAKKVEKESTSKAVFEYMFSSPKVAYQSFALMIMTTVQIAGYFGLMNWLPIIVQKQLGLNVSGSSLWMIATIVGMSLGMMTFGSILDFFGPRRAFGIFLIASALMVYTITLAHNTVTLLIIGAIVGFFSNGMFGGYGAVISRLYPTEIRSTANNIIVNVGRAVGGFSSVVIGILMDHYSLTVVMTFLSVLYIISFITMMTLPGMKKLSVKN, via the coding sequence ATGGAAAATACTACTGTAAACACGCACACTCATGGCTTAACAACTAAGCAGAAATGGACAATTGCTTCAACTAGTTCAGGTTTTGCTTTGGAAAACATGGATGTGCTTTTTTTATCGTTTGCGATGAGTTCCATGATCAGTGACCTCCACCTTTCAGGTGGGGCTGCAGGTCTAATTGGTTCAATCACAAACTTGGGAATGTTATTCGGGGGAATTTTATTTGGACTTGTCGGCGATAAATTTGGCCGAGTCAAAACATTCACATACACGATTTTCATCTTCGCTTTCGCTACAGCAATGATGGCAGTTGCAAACAACATTGCAATGATTTACATCCTCAGATTCCTAGCCGGAATTGGTGCTGGTGGTGAATATGGCGTTGGAATTTCAATCATCGCAGAATCTTTCCACAAGAACCAAATCGGTAAGATGACTTCAATTGCCGCAATTGGAGGTCAAATCGGGGCAATCCTTGCCGCTATTGCAGCTGCTATGATTATCCCTACTCTTGGTTGGCACGGACTCTTCTTGCTCGGAATCGTCCCAGTAGTTCTAACCTACTTTGTTCGTCGCCATCTAACTGAAACTGATGAATTTATCAACGCAAAGAAGGTTGAAAAGGAATCAACTAGTAAAGCCGTATTTGAATACATGTTTAGCTCACCAAAAGTGGCTTACCAAAGTTTTGCACTAATGATTATGACAACTGTTCAAATCGCCGGATACTTTGGTTTAATGAACTGGTTACCAATCATTGTTCAAAAGCAATTAGGACTTAACGTTTCTGGTTCATCCCTCTGGATGATTGCTACCATTGTCGGAATGAGTTTGGGAATGATGACCTTTGGTTCAATCCTTGATTTCTTCGGACCTAGAAGAGCGTTCGGAATCTTCTTGATTGCTTCAGCCCTTATGGTTTACACCATCACTCTTGCTCATAACACCGTTACTTTACTAATCATCGGTGCTATCGTCGGATTCTTCTCAAACGGAATGTTTGGTGGTTACGGAGCCGTCATTTCTCGCCTCTACCCAACCGAAATTCGCTCAACCGCCAACAACATCATCGTCAATGTCGGCCGGGCAGTTGGTGGCTTTTCATCAGTAGTAATCGGAATTTTGATGGATCATTATTCACTAACAGTCGTAATGACATTCTTATCAGTTTTATACATCATCAGCTTCATCACCATGATGACATTGCCTGGTATGAAGAAATTATCAGTTAAAAACTAA
- a CDS encoding MFS transporter produces the protein MQREKESSKLFDPKSLGILSLSLLTMATGIVSPAIPAIAKQYPAVSQSLVDQVSTIPSFLMALFILISGWIVRKIGTKKTVIIGLWLIIASTVLSLIAPNIYVLLAARALLGAGIGMYNSLAVSLITVSYQGDKQSQLLGWQNAFQGIGALGGSLLVSVLLLIHWRASFIIYFIAIYILFVYQKNVPEIAVTGTAAEDNASAPQKTNWMTVIAAGIVTFVLMAAYMISVVKIPTYLIQNNIGSASTSSLLIGAISLLIIFAGIVYGNLYKRLGYGVLIIASFLMLAAYALLAFSHTLITSALATILIGVAFGFFVPFTFGAASNAADISQSDNVTKFMMIMNNLANFAAPFLAASISGNSSSTNAVFSGGTIVLTVAFILILLVGVKELAHIRNHSLSR, from the coding sequence ATGCAAAGAGAGAAAGAGAGTTCCAAATTGTTTGACCCCAAATCATTGGGGATTTTGTCATTATCACTATTAACTATGGCAACGGGAATTGTCTCACCGGCCATCCCCGCCATTGCCAAGCAGTACCCAGCGGTATCTCAAAGCTTGGTTGATCAAGTTTCAACCATTCCATCATTTCTGATGGCCCTATTCATCTTGATTAGTGGTTGGATCGTCCGAAAAATTGGGACAAAGAAAACAGTAATTATTGGTCTTTGGTTAATTATTGCCTCAACAGTTCTATCGCTAATTGCCCCAAACATTTATGTCTTATTGGCTGCTAGAGCCCTTCTTGGCGCCGGGATTGGAATGTATAACTCCTTGGCAGTCAGCTTGATTACTGTTTCCTATCAAGGCGACAAGCAGTCACAGCTACTTGGCTGGCAAAACGCCTTTCAAGGAATTGGAGCGCTTGGTGGATCATTACTTGTATCGGTCTTGTTACTGATTCATTGGCGAGCAAGCTTTATAATCTACTTCATCGCAATTTACATTTTGTTTGTTTACCAAAAGAACGTTCCTGAAATTGCCGTAACGGGAACCGCAGCTGAAGATAATGCGTCAGCTCCTCAAAAGACTAACTGGATGACAGTTATTGCTGCTGGAATAGTTACTTTCGTATTGATGGCAGCTTACATGATTTCCGTAGTCAAAATTCCAACTTATTTGATTCAAAATAACATTGGTTCAGCTAGTACAAGTAGCTTGCTAATTGGGGCAATCTCCCTATTAATTATTTTTGCCGGAATCGTATATGGTAATTTATACAAACGTTTAGGTTATGGCGTTTTGATTATCGCTTCATTTTTAATGTTGGCAGCATATGCCTTACTAGCTTTTAGTCACACGTTGATTACTAGCGCGCTTGCAACAATCTTAATCGGTGTAGCATTTGGATTCTTTGTTCCATTCACATTCGGTGCCGCAAGTAATGCCGCAGACATTTCACAGTCGGATAACGTTACGAAATTTATGATGATCATGAATAACTTAGCCAACTTTGCTGCTCCATTTTTAGCGGCTTCAATCAGTGGCAACAGCAGTTCTACTAACGCCGTATTTAGCGGCGGAACTATCGTTCTTACTGTAGCCTTTATCCTAATTTTATTAGTCGGCGTTAAAGAGTTGGCACACATAAGAAATCACAGTTTGAGTCGGTAA
- a CDS encoding 2,3-butanediol dehydrogenase: protein MKAAVWHGVKDIRVEDVDLKPHKDNEVVVKVAWAGICGSDLHEYLEGPVFIPVDHTDELTGGHAPLTMGHEFSGVIQEVGKDVTKFKVGDHVSINPTITHHNVPDDIDVYDGYSFIGLSTDGGFTSLVNVPEENLYSLPADFPLELAATIEPTAVAVQAVKEGGLKFGETVAIFGAGPIGVLVAAAAKAAGATKIISVDLSEVRLDKAKEMGATDVINPANDDAIKKIHELVPNGVDVSFEVAGVQPTFEQAIDATKARGKMVIVSIFARPIQFNPMQLMNSGVQITTTIAYSMETFQQTVDLVSSGQINVKPVITKHIDLDNIVNDGFEALTTDKSQAKILINLEKES from the coding sequence ATGAAAGCAGCTGTATGGCACGGTGTTAAAGATATTCGCGTTGAAGATGTTGATTTAAAACCGCACAAGGACAATGAGGTTGTTGTTAAAGTCGCCTGGGCAGGGATTTGTGGAAGTGACCTTCATGAGTATTTGGAAGGCCCAGTGTTCATTCCGGTTGACCACACCGATGAATTAACCGGCGGTCATGCCCCATTAACAATGGGACACGAATTTTCTGGTGTAATTCAAGAAGTTGGTAAAGATGTCACTAAATTTAAAGTTGGGGATCACGTATCAATCAACCCAACCATCACCCATCATAATGTTCCTGACGACATTGATGTTTACGATGGGTACAGTTTCATTGGTCTTAGTACTGATGGTGGGTTCACTTCACTTGTAAATGTTCCTGAAGAAAACCTATATTCATTACCTGCTGACTTCCCATTAGAACTCGCAGCAACCATCGAGCCAACTGCCGTAGCTGTGCAAGCAGTTAAAGAAGGTGGCCTAAAATTCGGTGAAACCGTAGCAATTTTTGGAGCTGGACCAATTGGCGTATTGGTTGCCGCGGCTGCTAAAGCAGCTGGTGCCACAAAGATTATTTCGGTTGATTTATCAGAAGTTCGTTTAGATAAAGCTAAAGAAATGGGTGCAACCGATGTAATTAACCCAGCTAACGACGACGCAATTAAGAAAATCCATGAACTCGTACCAAATGGTGTAGATGTATCCTTTGAAGTTGCTGGTGTTCAGCCAACATTTGAACAAGCAATTGACGCTACGAAGGCTCGAGGTAAGATGGTAATCGTGTCAATTTTTGCTCGACCAATCCAGTTCAACCCAATGCAATTAATGAACTCCGGAGTTCAAATTACTACCACAATTGCATACTCAATGGAAACCTTCCAACAAACAGTTGACCTTGTATCAAGTGGTCAAATTAACGTCAAACCAGTAATTACCAAACATATTGATCTTGATAATATCGTTAATGACGGATTTGAAGCATTAACTACGGATAAGTCACAGGCGAAGATTTTGATTAATTTGGAGAAGGAATCGTAA
- a CDS encoding TIGR00341 family protein gives MDTERVSEIKNLNTNVRSDLNLRAPNLAILVCAVVVACVGMNMDSSPVVIGAMLISPMMGPIVGMGYAFGSGDSKLLGTAFKLFLTEVLFVLVASTLYFFASPLKELNDQILARTAPTLWDVIIAFFGGLAGIIAASKQDGGNVIPGVAIATALLPPVCTVGFGITQMNLHYILGAGYLFLINIFFIMLATVVGTAYFRIKNGEHVKLSLKHKIWGTVIAIVIAVPRGNYITAKEFKSYMKESSSDSVSDQGNNQDSEELNQLQNQVENKFSSDVDRVAVGNLDEQGDNKQSVLIIYLNHNDSKVKEQIKKYVSDQAEHEGVKVAVTFKSA, from the coding sequence ATGGATACTGAACGAGTTTCCGAAATCAAAAATTTAAATACTAATGTTAGGTCGGATTTGAACCTTCGGGCTCCTAATCTGGCCATTTTGGTGTGTGCAGTGGTTGTTGCCTGCGTGGGGATGAACATGGATTCATCGCCAGTTGTGATTGGAGCAATGCTGATTTCACCGATGATGGGACCAATCGTTGGGATGGGGTACGCATTTGGAAGCGGTGATTCAAAGTTATTGGGAACCGCCTTTAAGTTGTTTTTGACGGAAGTGCTGTTTGTTTTAGTTGCTTCTACTTTATATTTTTTCGCATCGCCACTAAAAGAACTCAATGATCAGATTCTTGCCAGGACTGCCCCAACGCTTTGGGACGTTATCATCGCTTTCTTCGGTGGCTTAGCAGGAATTATCGCTGCATCTAAACAGGATGGCGGTAATGTTATCCCCGGAGTGGCAATCGCCACAGCGTTGTTGCCACCAGTATGTACAGTTGGATTTGGTATCACCCAGATGAATTTACATTATATATTGGGTGCAGGCTACCTGTTCTTAATTAATATTTTCTTCATTATGCTGGCGACTGTAGTCGGGACCGCCTATTTTAGAATAAAAAATGGGGAACACGTGAAACTTTCTTTAAAGCATAAGATTTGGGGAACGGTAATTGCGATTGTCATTGCGGTTCCTAGGGGGAACTACATTACGGCCAAGGAGTTTAAGTCGTATATGAAGGAATCAAGTAGCGACTCAGTTTCAGATCAGGGTAATAATCAAGATTCAGAAGAATTGAATCAATTACAGAATCAAGTTGAAAATAAATTTAGCTCAGATGTTGATAGGGTCGCTGTTGGTAATCTAGACGAGCAGGGAGACAATAAACAAAGTGTTTTGATAATTTATTTAAATCATAATGATAGTAAGGTAAAAGAACAAATCAAAAAATATGTTAGTGACCAGGCGGAGCATGAGGGTGTGAAGGTGGCGGTGACGTTTAAATCGGCATAG
- a CDS encoding sulfite exporter TauE/SafE family protein, which yields MFQAIIVLFPAGILAGIMSSTTGMASLVSYPALLAVGVPPVFANVTNTTALVLAGAGATVSSQKELKHHYGDLMKVMPLTLLGSILGAILLLEQPADTFEKVVPFFVLAAGLILAFPPSAASLEARQGSKWRSFGFDLLIIVVGAYTGYFGAAGGVMLLALLSRSGKYKFTTYNALKNVSLGASNLLAAIIYAFKSHIYWILVIPLAIGFFVGGFIGPRIVRLIPERLMKGIVVIGAIGLSIWLFLDAYGFVG from the coding sequence ATGTTTCAAGCAATTATTGTATTATTTCCAGCTGGAATTCTTGCTGGGATTATGAGTTCAACTACTGGGATGGCATCGTTAGTTTCTTATCCGGCCTTACTTGCTGTGGGAGTACCTCCAGTTTTTGCAAATGTTACCAATACTACTGCCCTAGTATTGGCGGGAGCAGGAGCCACTGTTTCATCGCAGAAGGAGCTTAAACACCATTATGGTGATTTGATGAAGGTTATGCCATTAACGCTGTTAGGGAGTATTTTAGGGGCGATTTTACTACTTGAACAGCCGGCAGACACCTTTGAAAAAGTTGTGCCATTTTTTGTCTTGGCTGCAGGTCTAATCCTTGCCTTTCCACCATCGGCGGCGTCACTTGAAGCACGTCAGGGAAGTAAGTGGCGTTCTTTCGGTTTTGATCTTCTGATCATTGTTGTTGGGGCATATACTGGCTATTTTGGAGCTGCCGGGGGAGTCATGTTGCTGGCTTTGCTTTCAAGAAGTGGCAAGTATAAATTCACGACTTATAATGCACTGAAAAATGTGTCTTTAGGAGCATCAAATCTATTAGCAGCTATTATTTATGCGTTTAAATCACATATTTATTGGATTTTGGTTATTCCATTGGCAATTGGATTTTTTGTTGGTGGATTTATTGGCCCTAGGATTGTTAGATTAATTCCAGAACGGTTGATGAAAGGGATTGTTGTCATTGGAGCAATCGGACTTTCAATCTGGCTGTTCCTAGATGCGTATGGATTTGTTGGTTAG
- the purD gene encoding phosphoribosylamine--glycine ligase: MAKVLVIGSGAREHALAQTFLKSPQVTDVFCAPGNPGMVRDNIQTIDIAELDFDGLVEFAKDKLINLTFVGPEVPLAKGVVDAFEAAGLTVFGPNKDAARLESDKDFAKHFMLLNGIPTAQFGSFTDSATALKFATKLGFPVVVKQIGLAAGKGVAIVNNQTDLEAAINDAISKDGRVLLEEFIDGEEFSMMVLLGKNDRVIFPVSQDHKKIFAGDKGPNTGGMGAYSPVPHIDDSLIRITERTIVDPTIKGIKAQHLDFNGVIYIGCILDHGVPKVIEYNLRFGDPETQVLLPQLKSDFYQLTMDLIAGNPVKTEFQHDGFYLGVVVSAPGYPEKPEQSIPMPDLPKNVVFAGVQKNANQLVSHGGRIFTIVDHADSLKNAQQKVYAELAEIDLSKFYYREDIGYRDI; this comes from the coding sequence ATGGCGAAGGTATTAGTAATTGGCTCAGGAGCTAGGGAACACGCTTTAGCACAGACATTCTTAAAGAGTCCGCAAGTTACTGACGTGTTCTGCGCTCCGGGAAATCCAGGAATGGTTCGTGATAATATTCAAACTATTGATATTGCAGAACTAGATTTTGATGGTTTGGTTGAATTTGCAAAGGATAAGCTAATTAACTTAACATTCGTTGGCCCTGAAGTTCCCCTGGCAAAAGGGGTTGTTGACGCCTTTGAAGCAGCTGGATTAACAGTGTTTGGTCCTAACAAGGATGCCGCTAGACTAGAAAGTGATAAGGATTTCGCTAAACATTTTATGCTACTGAATGGTATTCCTACGGCCCAATTTGGTTCATTTACCGATTCGGCAACTGCCCTTAAATTTGCGACTAAACTAGGGTTTCCGGTAGTAGTTAAGCAGATTGGCTTGGCTGCTGGAAAAGGCGTTGCCATCGTCAATAACCAAACCGATTTGGAAGCTGCTATCAATGACGCAATTTCTAAGGATGGCCGGGTATTACTTGAAGAGTTTATTGATGGCGAAGAGTTTTCAATGATGGTGTTGTTAGGGAAGAATGATCGGGTGATTTTTCCGGTCTCCCAAGATCACAAGAAAATTTTTGCTGGCGATAAGGGTCCCAATACTGGAGGGATGGGGGCATACTCTCCGGTTCCACACATTGATGATTCATTAATAAGAATCACTGAGAGAACGATTGTTGATCCCACTATCAAGGGAATAAAGGCTCAACACCTTGATTTTAATGGGGTGATATATATTGGTTGTATTTTGGATCATGGTGTTCCCAAAGTTATTGAATACAACCTTAGATTTGGTGATCCCGAAACCCAAGTTTTATTACCTCAACTAAAAAGTGATTTTTATCAGTTAACCATGGATTTAATTGCTGGGAATCCCGTTAAGACTGAGTTTCAGCACGATGGATTTTATCTTGGGGTGGTAGTTTCAGCACCAGGTTATCCAGAAAAACCAGAGCAATCGATTCCGATGCCTGATCTTCCAAAGAACGTTGTGTTTGCGGGCGTCCAAAAAAATGCAAACCAACTGGTAAGTCATGGCGGTCGAATTTTTACCATTGTTGATCATGCCGACAGCTTAAAAAATGCTCAACAAAAAGTTTATGCTGAACTAGCAGAAATTGATCTATCTAAGTTTTACTACCGGGAAGATATTGGATATAGGGACATTTAA
- the purH gene encoding bifunctional phosphoribosylaminoimidazolecarboxamide formyltransferase/IMP cyclohydrolase codes for MTRRALLSVSDKTGLVEFANQLANLDFELVSTGGTKRALEDAGLSVTGVDEVTGFPEMLDGRVKTLHPKIHAGILARRDDPNHMDALKQAGITPIDLVVVNLYPFKETIERTDTTEGQAIEQIDIGGPSMLRAAAKNFTGVLTVVDPKDYSSVADAIKNNDDDYDFRKHLAAKVFRHTAAYDSLIANYLTEEEFPEKLTVTFEKQQGLRYGENSHQKAAFYKNALPSKLSIIANQLHGKELSYNNIKDANAALNMVSEFDDPTVIAMKHMNPCGVGVARSLSEAWDEAYASDPISIFGGIIAVNREVDLETATKMHELFLEIVIAPSFTDEAYDMLAKKKNIRLLQVDLTNRDKADKFELVTVSGGMLMQEVDHTVDQIEEFKVVTDAKPTAKQLKALQFGQHVVKHVKSNAVVVTTDTKTLGVGMGQPNRIDSTKIAIEKAMPKDGYENAILASDAFFPMNDCVEYAAQHGIKAVVQPGGSIKDQDSIDMANKYGIAMVVTGRRHFRH; via the coding sequence ATGACAAGAAGAGCTTTGTTAAGTGTTTCAGATAAAACTGGTTTAGTTGAATTCGCAAACCAACTCGCAAACCTGGATTTCGAACTAGTTTCCACCGGTGGTACAAAAAGGGCACTAGAAGATGCCGGCTTAAGTGTTACTGGTGTTGACGAAGTTACAGGATTTCCAGAAATGTTAGATGGTCGAGTTAAGACACTTCATCCTAAGATTCACGCAGGAATCTTGGCTCGGCGTGATGATCCTAATCATATGGATGCGTTAAAACAAGCAGGAATTACTCCAATCGACTTAGTAGTTGTCAACTTATACCCATTCAAAGAAACCATTGAACGCACAGATACGACTGAAGGACAAGCAATCGAACAAATTGATATTGGTGGCCCATCAATGCTACGGGCAGCCGCAAAGAACTTTACTGGTGTGTTAACGGTTGTTGATCCTAAAGATTACAGTTCAGTTGCTGATGCCATTAAGAATAATGATGATGACTACGACTTTAGAAAACATTTGGCAGCTAAGGTCTTTAGACATACCGCTGCCTATGATTCACTAATTGCTAATTACCTCACTGAAGAAGAATTCCCTGAAAAGCTGACCGTGACTTTTGAAAAGCAACAAGGTTTGCGTTACGGTGAAAATAGTCACCAAAAGGCAGCATTTTACAAGAACGCTTTGCCATCTAAACTTTCAATTATTGCTAACCAGCTTCATGGTAAGGAGTTATCATACAACAACATTAAGGATGCTAATGCCGCCCTTAACATGGTTAGTGAATTTGATGATCCAACCGTTATCGCAATGAAGCATATGAATCCTTGTGGTGTTGGGGTTGCTCGCTCATTAAGTGAGGCTTGGGACGAGGCATACGCATCTGATCCAATTTCAATTTTTGGTGGGATTATTGCGGTTAACCGAGAAGTTGATTTAGAAACGGCAACTAAGATGCACGAACTATTCTTGGAAATTGTCATTGCTCCTTCATTTACCGATGAAGCTTACGATATGCTTGCTAAGAAGAAGAATATCCGCTTGCTTCAAGTTGACCTAACTAACCGGGACAAGGCAGACAAGTTTGAATTAGTCACTGTTAGTGGAGGGATGCTGATGCAAGAAGTTGATCACACCGTGGATCAAATTGAAGAATTTAAAGTGGTTACTGATGCTAAGCCAACTGCCAAGCAACTTAAAGCCCTTCAATTTGGCCAACATGTTGTTAAACACGTTAAGAGTAATGCAGTGGTAGTTACAACTGATACTAAAACTCTTGGTGTTGGTATGGGTCAGCCAAACCGAATTGATTCAACCAAAATTGCAATTGAAAAGGCAATGCCAAAAGATGGCTACGAAAATGCTATTTTAGCTTCAGATGCATTCTTTCCAATGAATGACTGTGTTGAATATGCTGCTCAACATGGTATCAAGGCGGTTGTTCAACCGGGTGGAAGTATTAAAGACCAAGACTCAATTGATATGGCAAATAAATACGGAATCGCAATGGTGGTAACCGGAAGACGCCACTTTAGACACTAG
- the purN gene encoding phosphoribosylglycinamide formyltransferase, producing MSQQKNIAIFASGEGTNFTSLVDYFESEKLPFNVKLLVCDHQKVNVLNRAKKANVPTFIINFKNYENKAAAEEEILKQLENEKIDFIILAGYMRIIGPTLLDKFEGKIINIHPALLPSFPGRHGIEDAYEAGVSKTGVTVHWVDSGIDSGQIIAQAEVPVYQSDSLSELETRIHATEHKLYPQVVKDLFEKGEI from the coding sequence ATGAGTCAGCAAAAAAACATTGCCATTTTTGCATCAGGTGAAGGAACGAACTTCACATCATTAGTTGATTATTTTGAATCTGAAAAATTACCTTTCAACGTAAAGTTGCTGGTTTGTGATCATCAAAAAGTCAATGTGTTGAACAGGGCTAAGAAAGCGAATGTACCAACGTTTATCATAAATTTTAAAAATTACGAAAACAAAGCTGCAGCAGAAGAAGAAATTCTAAAGCAACTTGAAAACGAAAAAATTGACTTCATTATTTTAGCAGGCTATATGCGGATTATTGGACCAACACTGTTAGATAAGTTTGAAGGAAAAATCATCAATATCCATCCAGCGTTGTTACCAAGCTTTCCAGGACGCCATGGAATCGAAGACGCATATGAAGCCGGTGTTTCTAAGACTGGGGTAACAGTCCACTGGGTTGATTCAGGAATTGACTCAGGGCAGATCATTGCCCAAGCAGAGGTTCCGGTTTATCAGTCGGATTCTTTGTCGGAATTAGAAACTCGAATCCACGCAACTGAACATAAATTGTATCCACAAGTCGTAAAAGATTTATTTGAAAAGGGAGAAATATAA